The following are encoded in a window of Flavobacterium sp. WC2421 genomic DNA:
- a CDS encoding helix-turn-helix domain-containing protein, protein MNLHPKKLFPEIDNFELLNHQVVTKRDLLNFGNALLHEIQSAMPAAEQPAQWLKSSEVRKLLKISPGTLQNLRINGTLNFNRIGGILYYKYDDLKKMLDK, encoded by the coding sequence ATGAACTTACATCCAAAAAAACTCTTCCCGGAAATCGACAACTTTGAGTTGTTAAACCACCAAGTAGTGACAAAAAGAGATCTCCTCAACTTTGGCAATGCGCTACTGCACGAAATTCAATCAGCTATGCCAGCAGCAGAACAACCTGCCCAATGGCTCAAATCTTCCGAAGTACGAAAGCTCTTGAAAATTTCTCCAGGCACATTACAGAATCTTCGCATCAACGGAACACTAAACTTCAACCGTATCGGTGGCATCCTCTATTACAAATACGACGACTTAAAAAAAATGCTCGATAAATAA
- a CDS encoding ATPase codes for MPNHCKLITDTFEIQNGHKVYDFNKCIAFVESQGKTHYGQSFKINILDIPTIYKLIIYMIKDQNTALKEQIDLSKGILLSGPIGCGKTSIMHLIRPFANPLSDYKIKTCRELSFEFAKNGFDAINKYTLKQNFQSRLSGYCFDDLGAEQQIKHFGNDCNVMAEVLISRYEQFVENNSITHLTSNLSASEIEMLYGNRLRSRMRNMFNLISFNIKSNDKR; via the coding sequence ATGCCGAACCATTGTAAATTAATAACCGACACTTTCGAAATTCAAAATGGCCACAAAGTTTATGATTTCAACAAATGCATAGCATTTGTCGAATCCCAAGGTAAAACCCATTACGGTCAATCCTTTAAAATAAACATCCTCGATATTCCAACAATTTACAAATTAATAATCTACATGATCAAAGACCAAAACACAGCTTTAAAAGAACAAATCGATCTTTCAAAAGGTATTTTATTGTCTGGTCCAATTGGATGCGGGAAAACCTCAATAATGCACCTCATAAGACCTTTTGCAAATCCTTTGTCCGATTATAAAATTAAAACCTGCCGGGAACTATCCTTCGAATTTGCCAAAAATGGTTTTGACGCCATCAACAAATACACCCTAAAACAAAATTTCCAATCCCGCCTTTCCGGCTATTGCTTTGATGATTTGGGTGCCGAACAACAAATAAAACATTTCGGAAACGATTGCAATGTAATGGCTGAGGTATTGATCAGTCGTTATGAGCAATTTGTAGAAAATAACTCCATTACCCACCTCACCTCTAACCTATCCGCCTCCGAAATAGAAATGCTTTACGGCAATCGACTCCGTTCTAGAATGAGGAATATGTTTAACCTCATCAGTTTTAATATAAAATCAAATGACAAACGCTAA
- a CDS encoding transcriptional regulator, whose amino-acid sequence MNYIKHLTGFFNKINNENAINPTHISLYLALFQCWNVNRFKNPTGISREEIMKASKINSKATYHKCMKELQALGFMEYLPTFNPHSCSNVIMVNFSDDLNNRPKFEPLTSSKNKPVQNLTNSKSEQVVDKVNNHNTLKINTLKLNINQKQNGQPVQNKTRLKNEQHIEQVDEQVYIYNNKTYTNNINKDIYSKSEILNSKNSNTALEEIQEKEKSCAKKEEANKNGIIPSVEMILEYFAFKESSETEANKFFNYYSSIGWLVGGKTKMKDWKASARNWIMNQNKFQTKSNRHPELGEGPKPNHLQISNYKNYAEPL is encoded by the coding sequence ATGAATTACATCAAACACCTCACCGGATTTTTCAATAAAATCAATAATGAAAACGCAATAAATCCAACACACATTTCGCTCTATTTGGCACTCTTTCAATGTTGGAACGTCAACAGGTTCAAAAATCCAACTGGTATTTCACGCGAAGAAATTATGAAAGCCAGCAAAATAAATTCCAAAGCAACCTATCATAAGTGTATGAAAGAATTGCAAGCACTTGGTTTTATGGAATATCTACCCACATTCAACCCACATTCCTGTTCTAATGTCATTATGGTAAATTTCTCTGACGACTTAAATAACAGACCAAAATTTGAACCCCTTACTAGTTCAAAAAACAAACCCGTTCAAAATTTGACCAATTCAAAAAGCGAACAAGTTGTTGACAAAGTAAATAACCATAATACATTAAAAATTAACACTTTAAAATTAAATATAAACCAAAAGCAAAACGGACAACCCGTTCAAAATAAAACCAGGCTAAAAAATGAACAGCATATTGAACAGGTTGATGAACAGGTATATATATATAATAATAAAACATATACAAACAATATAAACAAAGATATATATAGCAAATCTGAAATTTTAAATTCTAAAAATTCAAATACAGCTCTTGAAGAAATTCAAGAAAAAGAAAAAAGTTGCGCCAAAAAAGAAGAAGCAAACAAAAACGGAATCATCCCTTCTGTTGAAATGATACTGGAGTATTTCGCTTTTAAAGAAAGTTCTGAAACAGAAGCCAACAAGTTTTTCAATTACTATTCTAGCATTGGATGGTTAGTAGGCGGAAAAACTAAAATGAAAGATTGGAAAGCTTCAGCAAGAAACTGGATAATGAACCAAAACAAATTCCAAACAAAATCAAACCGCCATCCTGAGCTTGGCGAAGGACCAAAACCCAATCACCTGCAAATTTCAAACTATAAGAATTATGCCGAACCATTGTAA
- a CDS encoding RteC domain-containing protein, which produces MELNYISYFTEFEKEYESLRNTSDDILVIAIEIIQYIENKLKEIFKWLKKHVFKTLQEEIYFFKELKPRMVSKLLFYKELLKVETSLPPNKKHKRKHYEESLTRIHKYVVNNKDFYGYYRSRTSVRDEDLFVRRSYKDIFKYDCYLINYDSKLSTSHDFNVATIIANDMLSGHLENKLDELNGNIKTKYNPTNNKITWTGTKVEFAEMIYGLYYKKMLNGGNIDIKEIARGFSNAFNIDLDEKALYRCLQDIKKRYPLNAIFLQNLSDVANNKFRGEDF; this is translated from the coding sequence ATGGAACTCAATTATATCAGCTATTTTACCGAATTTGAAAAAGAATATGAAAGCCTTAGAAACACTTCGGATGACATTTTGGTTATTGCAATAGAAATAATACAATACATTGAAAATAAATTAAAGGAAATTTTCAAATGGCTAAAAAAACATGTTTTTAAAACCTTACAAGAAGAAATCTATTTTTTCAAAGAATTAAAACCAAGAATGGTTTCAAAACTGCTGTTCTATAAAGAGTTGTTAAAAGTAGAAACTTCATTACCTCCAAACAAAAAACATAAAAGAAAGCATTACGAGGAATCACTGACCAGAATTCATAAATATGTTGTAAACAATAAAGACTTTTATGGATACTATCGTTCGAGAACATCAGTCAGAGATGAAGATCTTTTTGTAAGACGCAGTTACAAAGATATCTTCAAGTACGATTGTTATCTTATTAATTACGATTCAAAGCTTAGCACCTCACATGATTTTAATGTAGCAACTATTATAGCAAACGATATGTTATCCGGTCATTTAGAAAACAAGCTGGATGAGTTGAATGGTAATATCAAAACAAAATACAATCCAACGAATAACAAAATTACTTGGACAGGGACTAAAGTGGAATTTGCAGAGATGATCTATGGTTTATATTATAAAAAAATGTTGAATGGCGGCAACATTGACATAAAAGAAATTGCTAGAGGGTTTAGCAATGCATTTAATATTGATTTAGATGAAAAAGCGCTTTATCGATGTCTGCAAGACATCAAAAAGAGATATCCCCTTAACGCAATATTTCTTCAAAATCTCTCTGATGTCGCAAACAATAAATTTAGAGGGGAGGATTTTTAA